A genomic window from Anaerosporomusa subterranea includes:
- a CDS encoding DNA polymerase IV, translating to MQQTARGVTLTQRWIIHVDMDAFFASVEQRDNPELRGKPVIVGGCGSRGVVATASYEARRFGVRSAMSATEAKRRCPHGIFLPCDHRRYAQVSRQIRQIMDDFSPLVEPLSLDEAFLDVTGMEWLYPDPVDIARRIKDRISSEVHLTASAGVAPNKFLAKVASDLKKPDGLVVVHPTEIEDFLAPLAVSRLWGVGAVTAKILTDHGIKTIGQLAAVELSRLETWLGNAAAELKQLATGKDNRPVVAEHAPKSVGNEETYEHDIYDPDEVRTQLLRLAVNVAWRLRLLGLTGRTVTVKIRWGSFKTVTRSQTLAEPTCLDEVIYTTAWELTRKAATQEGIRLLGITLSNLTTGSGQCSLFDGDAEKKLAVATAVDKLRAKFGSEVVSRGRLLQAKPPS from the coding sequence TTGCAACAGACTGCTAGGGGGGTAACGCTTACGCAACGCTGGATCATTCACGTTGATATGGATGCCTTTTTCGCCTCGGTCGAGCAGCGTGACAATCCTGAACTGAGAGGCAAACCGGTCATTGTTGGCGGTTGCGGCTCGCGGGGAGTAGTCGCGACCGCTTCGTATGAGGCTAGACGGTTTGGCGTGCGTTCAGCGATGTCGGCGACAGAAGCCAAGCGTCGCTGTCCGCACGGTATTTTTTTGCCATGCGATCATCGACGCTATGCGCAGGTATCACGGCAAATCCGTCAAATCATGGACGACTTTTCGCCTTTGGTTGAGCCACTTTCGCTTGATGAGGCGTTTCTTGATGTGACAGGCATGGAGTGGTTGTACCCTGACCCTGTCGATATAGCAAGGCGAATTAAAGACCGCATTAGCAGCGAGGTTCACTTGACTGCTTCAGCCGGTGTAGCGCCAAATAAGTTTCTGGCTAAAGTGGCATCTGATTTAAAGAAACCAGATGGCCTAGTTGTTGTGCATCCAACAGAAATTGAGGATTTTCTTGCTCCGCTAGCGGTCAGCCGTCTTTGGGGAGTGGGTGCGGTGACGGCAAAGATCTTGACAGATCATGGAATCAAGACCATTGGCCAACTTGCGGCTGTTGAATTGTCTCGACTGGAGACTTGGTTGGGCAACGCTGCTGCGGAGCTAAAACAACTGGCAACTGGCAAGGATAATCGGCCAGTAGTAGCTGAGCATGCACCAAAATCAGTGGGAAATGAAGAAACCTATGAACATGATATTTACGACCCGGACGAAGTTCGGACACAGCTACTTAGATTGGCGGTTAACGTTGCTTGGCGGCTCCGGCTGCTGGGGTTGACTGGCCGAACAGTGACGGTGAAGATTCGGTGGGGGTCGTTCAAAACTGTCACCCGCAGCCAGACGCTAGCTGAACCCACTTGTCTGGATGAGGTGATTTATACAACTGCTTGGGAATTGACGCGAAAAGCTGCGACACAAGAAGGAATCCGCTTGTTGGGCATCACGTTGTCAAACCTAACAACCGGCAGCGGGCAATGCTCATTGTTTGACGGCGATGCGGAAAAAAAACTGGCTGTTGCGACCGCAGTTGATAAGCTGCGAGCGAAATTTGGCTCTGAGGTTGTATCCAGAGGGAGGCTTTTGCAGGCAAAACCGCCTTCCTAG
- a CDS encoding 3D domain-containing protein — MSPMTPKPSIRRSLLRKVIFVELLLIALLWVGFIALSTQGLDEMAARRVFPYVRIMEVTAYTAGHESTGKDSDHPDFGVTASTYRLSIGLGELCIAAPPDIAFGTRIFVPGYGAATVKDRGEAIQGDCLDVYYDDLEQARLWGRKRLPVLIFP, encoded by the coding sequence ATGAGCCCGATGACCCCAAAGCCATCGATCAGACGGTCGCTTTTGCGTAAGGTGATTTTTGTTGAACTTTTGTTAATTGCATTGCTGTGGGTGGGATTTATCGCGCTGAGCACTCAGGGGTTGGATGAGATGGCGGCAAGGCGTGTATTTCCGTATGTCCGGATAATGGAAGTGACGGCCTATACAGCCGGCCATGAGAGTACGGGCAAAGATAGCGATCATCCTGATTTTGGTGTAACGGCCAGTACGTACCGGCTCAGTATTGGCTTAGGAGAACTCTGCATTGCTGCACCACCGGATATTGCATTTGGAACCAGGATCTTCGTGCCTGGGTATGGAGCGGCAACTGTGAAGGACAGAGGTGAGGCAATCCAAGGAGATTGCCTAGACGTTTATTATGACGATTTAGAGCAGGCTAGGTTATGGGGCAGGAAACGCCTGCCTGTTCTGATTTTCCCCTGA
- a CDS encoding aspartyl-phosphate phosphatase Spo0E family protein → MNQTTNQMTNQTAPGLINQSVMAQTAPTSQVAAQGQNTTQMQNSQFSQIIQQVDELKQSLHNFIDQEDFPDARVIAASGRLEGQLNQYYQLAVEKENQKPGLETF, encoded by the coding sequence ATGAATCAAACCACCAACCAGATGACTAATCAAACGGCACCTGGGCTAATTAATCAATCAGTCATGGCCCAAACTGCCCCAACTTCACAAGTGGCAGCACAGGGGCAAAATACAACCCAAATGCAAAATAGCCAATTCAGCCAAATTATTCAGCAGGTTGACGAGCTCAAGCAATCGTTGCACAATTTTATTGACCAAGAGGACTTCCCAGACGCGAGAGTGATCGCAGCCAGCGGTAGGTTGGAGGGACAACTTAATCAGTATTATCAGCTTGCAGTGGAAAAAGAAAATCAAAAACCGGGGTTGGAGACTTTTTGA
- a CDS encoding DUF4177 domain-containing protein, with amino-acid sequence MREYKVLEVKKKSTFGFSRLDASGLERILNEQAAVGWFFDKTLDGETMFLDKDTVMLVFYREK; translated from the coding sequence ATGCGCGAATATAAAGTTTTAGAAGTCAAGAAAAAAAGCACATTTGGCTTCTCCCGCCTCGATGCCTCAGGTCTGGAGCGTATTCTGAACGAACAAGCCGCCGTTGGCTGGTTTTTTGATAAAACCCTCGATGGCGAAACGATGTTTCTCGATAAGGACACAGTAATGCTGGTTTTTTACCGGGAAAAGTAA
- a CDS encoding nitronate monooxygenase, translating into METKITKLLGIKYPIIQGAMAWVSEANLTAAVSNAGGAGVIATGGRTTDWVRDEIRKTKTLTNKPFGVNVMLMAPNKDEVVEVICQEKVAFVTLGAGNPVPFFDAFHKAGIKAIPVVPSVKLAKRVEAAGADAMVIEGMEAGGHIGTLTTMALLTNVIPEVSIPVIAAGGIVDGRGMAAALLMGASGVQMGSRFLLAEECTVHMNAKQRIIAASDTESVVTGYSRGHGVRGLKSKFTDKFLALEVSGAPDEELNNLATGTNKLAAVDGDVENGLVQVGQSLNRLREIKPAQTLIDEIIAETVHLLSTAAYLVK; encoded by the coding sequence ATGGAAACAAAAATAACAAAACTACTCGGCATTAAATATCCGATAATTCAAGGTGCGATGGCCTGGGTATCAGAAGCAAACTTAACCGCAGCAGTATCAAATGCCGGCGGCGCAGGCGTCATCGCTACCGGCGGCCGGACGACAGACTGGGTGCGTGACGAAATCCGTAAGACCAAAACCTTAACCAATAAGCCCTTTGGCGTAAACGTTATGCTGATGGCACCAAACAAAGATGAAGTCGTTGAAGTAATTTGCCAGGAGAAAGTGGCGTTTGTCACCTTAGGCGCTGGCAATCCTGTGCCGTTTTTTGACGCGTTCCATAAAGCCGGTATCAAAGCGATTCCCGTCGTACCCAGTGTAAAGTTGGCCAAACGTGTTGAAGCGGCTGGCGCGGACGCAATGGTCATTGAAGGAATGGAAGCTGGCGGGCATATTGGCACTCTAACTACTATGGCTTTATTAACCAACGTCATACCTGAAGTGAGCATTCCGGTCATTGCAGCCGGCGGTATTGTCGATGGTAGAGGCATGGCGGCAGCTCTGCTCATGGGAGCATCAGGCGTGCAAATGGGGTCTCGCTTCTTGCTGGCGGAAGAATGTACAGTTCACATGAATGCCAAACAGCGGATCATTGCTGCCAGCGATACAGAATCGGTGGTAACTGGCTATTCCCGTGGTCATGGCGTCAGAGGTCTGAAAAGCAAGTTCACGGATAAGTTCTTAGCTCTCGAAGTCAGTGGCGCTCCAGATGAAGAGCTAAACAATCTGGCAACAGGGACCAATAAGTTAGCTGCGGTTGACGGTGATGTAGAAAACGGCCTTGTTCAAGTGGGACAAAGCCTCAATAGATTGCGCGAAATCAAGCCGGCTCAGACACTTATTGATGAAATCATTGCCGAGACAGTTCATCTCCTATCAACTGCAGCCTATCTGGTAAAATAG
- a CDS encoding LysR family transcriptional regulator, producing the protein MEIKQLRTFIAIISAGSFAQAAEHLGYTQPTLTTHIQSLERELNVKLFDRLGHRIRLTRQGERFLSYAERILKLAAEAADAVSSEEGGYGKIIIGASETFSVVRLPLLLKDFRKKHPAVDIELRFGDMAKFHNDLKNNTIDIAFILTGKVPYPSLATEILCPEPMSLIASPEHSFTQKSAIAVSDFATEDFIVTQEGCAYRAFIEQLLEANSIKPRSFMKVKNIEAIKQFVIGGLGLAILPTIYIEKEVAGGLLVELPWSGPDFGMYTQIAYHKDKWLSPVVLSFLELTRSTFKN; encoded by the coding sequence TTGGAAATTAAACAGTTGCGAACGTTTATTGCCATCATCAGTGCCGGAAGCTTTGCACAGGCTGCGGAGCATTTGGGGTATACGCAACCTACATTAACGACCCATATTCAATCTTTGGAACGAGAACTGAATGTAAAGCTGTTTGACCGGCTGGGGCATCGTATTCGTTTGACTCGGCAAGGCGAACGGTTTCTCAGTTATGCAGAACGTATTCTTAAGCTGGCTGCTGAAGCTGCTGATGCAGTGTCTAGCGAAGAAGGCGGCTATGGGAAGATTATTATCGGTGCCAGTGAAACGTTTTCTGTGGTTCGTCTCCCGTTACTTTTGAAAGATTTTCGCAAGAAACATCCGGCTGTTGACATTGAACTGCGATTCGGTGATATGGCCAAGTTTCATAATGACTTAAAAAACAATACCATAGATATTGCTTTCATTCTCACAGGCAAGGTTCCTTATCCAAGTCTTGCTACGGAAATACTATGCCCAGAACCGATGTCGCTGATTGCTTCGCCAGAACATTCCTTCACACAGAAATCTGCCATAGCAGTTTCGGACTTTGCGACAGAAGATTTCATTGTCACCCAAGAAGGTTGCGCTTATAGAGCGTTCATTGAGCAACTCCTAGAAGCCAATTCGATTAAGCCACGCTCATTTATGAAGGTGAAAAATATCGAGGCAATCAAACAGTTCGTCATCGGTGGACTAGGGTTGGCAATTTTGCCGACGATTTATATCGAAAAAGAAGTAGCAGGCGGTTTATTGGTTGAGTTGCCGTGGAGTGGTCCGGATTTTGGAATGTACACACAGATTGCCTATCATAAGGATAAGTGGTTGTCGCCTGTCGTGCTGAGCTTTTTGGAGTTAACTCGCAGTACGTTTAAAAATTGA
- a CDS encoding lactate utilization protein codes for MSEQMNPQQLLGAQTVEALQKNRFSAAYFETAQAALETLLSVIPANATVGIGGSWTLIQLGLVEKLEARGNTVFCHHKPGLTPEEILDIRRKQLTCDVFLTSTNAITADGRLVNTDATGNRVAAMIFGPKKVIVLAGINKIVSDLEAAQERIRQTAAPQNNIRLKRPNPCVQTGYCVDCQGPTRLCNVNTVIHKRPPVSDIHVWIVGEELGY; via the coding sequence ATGAGTGAGCAAATGAATCCGCAGCAACTGCTTGGAGCCCAGACAGTAGAAGCGTTACAGAAAAACAGATTTAGCGCCGCCTATTTTGAAACTGCCCAAGCCGCTTTAGAGACACTTCTATCCGTCATTCCGGCAAACGCAACTGTCGGCATCGGCGGGTCGTGGACACTAATCCAATTGGGCTTGGTCGAGAAACTGGAAGCGCGTGGCAATACCGTCTTTTGTCACCATAAACCAGGCTTAACCCCAGAGGAAATATTGGATATTCGTCGCAAACAGCTTACCTGTGACGTATTCTTGACCAGTACCAACGCAATTACCGCCGATGGTAGACTGGTCAATACAGATGCCACTGGCAACAGAGTCGCAGCCATGATATTTGGCCCAAAAAAGGTGATCGTTCTGGCTGGTATCAATAAAATCGTGAGCGACCTCGAAGCCGCGCAAGAACGCATTCGCCAAACAGCAGCGCCGCAAAACAACATCCGGTTGAAACGTCCTAACCCCTGTGTACAAACCGGCTACTGTGTGGATTGCCAAGGTCCTACACGGCTATGTAATGTTAACACCGTAATTCACAAGCGTCCGCCAGTATCGGATATACATGTTTGGATAGTGGGCGAAGAACTAGGCTATTAG
- a CDS encoding magnesium transporter CorA family protein — protein MLCMYKSDGDTLLELTTTSCEKGIWFNLINPSVEELCLVATATNAPMDFLRAALDEEERSRTEIEDDCLLVITNISVMRGLDTYDTLPLAIILTPDHIVTVCLENNRVLGDFNPSTAKTFNTIKKTRFLFQILYKSASYYLMYVKQINRRIDEIERQLRRSMKNRELFQLLELQKGFTFFSASLRANGIVLERLLRIRMNTQLQHIIKVYEEDEDLLEDVIIENKQAIEMVEMYSHVLTGMMDTFASVISNNLNMVMKFLASMTILLAIPTMISSFFGMNLVIPFGAEHPLGFWYVVLFSFALAIIGAYGLWKKGML, from the coding sequence ATGCTTTGCATGTATAAAAGCGACGGTGATACGTTGCTTGAACTAACAACTACTTCCTGTGAGAAGGGGATTTGGTTTAACCTTATTAATCCGTCTGTAGAAGAATTGTGCTTGGTCGCAACGGCAACAAATGCACCAATGGATTTTTTGCGAGCAGCCCTTGACGAAGAAGAACGCTCGCGTACAGAAATTGAAGACGACTGTCTGCTAGTCATCACTAATATCTCAGTCATGCGCGGTCTGGACACCTATGATACCCTGCCGCTTGCCATTATTCTCACTCCAGATCATATTGTTACTGTATGTCTGGAAAATAACCGAGTGCTAGGGGACTTCAATCCCTCGACAGCTAAAACCTTCAACACGATTAAGAAGACTCGCTTCTTATTTCAAATACTTTATAAATCTGCTTCTTACTATTTGATGTATGTTAAGCAGATTAACCGTCGCATTGATGAAATTGAACGTCAGCTTCGGCGATCCATGAAGAACCGTGAGCTGTTTCAATTGCTCGAACTGCAAAAAGGCTTTACGTTCTTTTCGGCGTCTTTGCGCGCGAACGGCATTGTGCTTGAACGCCTCTTGCGCATCCGGATGAACACCCAACTGCAGCATATCATTAAAGTATATGAAGAAGACGAAGACTTGCTGGAAGATGTCATCATCGAGAACAAACAGGCAATAGAAATGGTCGAAATGTACAGTCACGTCTTAACCGGCATGATGGACACGTTCGCTTCGGTTATCTCGAATAATCTAAACATGGTTATGAAATTCCTGGCGTCTATGACTATTCTGCTAGCCATCCCCACCATGATTTCCAGTTTCTTCGGAATGAATTTAGTTATTCCCTTTGGCGCGGAACACCCGCTGGGATTCTGGTATGTAGTTTTATTCTCGTTTGCCCTCGCGATCATAGGAGCCTATGGGTTATGGAAAAAGGGAATGCTATAG
- a CDS encoding LPP20 family lipoprotein, translated as MSRKAILVLALCFLLVASLPIAAGANPTAANNVNILIVSNAPGAVQEVANGNGQINWETDTVEAVGTGVPSANVHHPAQSKGSARRAAIVDAQRNLLEAIKGVQVDSETTMENLAIASDTVKTRVSGLVRGARIVREQELPDGSYQVIMVIKMYGHGGLAGAIEDRLAPTIPQPLPPISSTYTPSVVDNQYQYTGLVIDARGLDLERSMGPMVFDTEGRVIYGNMYVERSYVIDTGLVDYASSADTIALAEKGQSRAGKNPLFIKAVAVKDHNRNVIISKADGDAVLAASSSTGFLTKCAVVLEH; from the coding sequence ATGAGTCGCAAAGCAATACTCGTCCTAGCTCTCTGTTTCTTACTAGTCGCTAGTCTACCGATTGCTGCTGGTGCCAACCCGACGGCCGCCAACAATGTTAACATCCTAATCGTCAGCAATGCTCCTGGCGCTGTTCAAGAAGTCGCCAATGGCAACGGGCAAATCAACTGGGAAACGGATACCGTTGAAGCGGTTGGCACTGGCGTTCCTTCTGCTAATGTCCACCACCCAGCTCAGTCGAAAGGAAGCGCCCGCCGTGCCGCAATCGTTGACGCACAGCGCAACCTGCTCGAAGCAATCAAAGGAGTGCAAGTAGACTCCGAAACGACCATGGAAAATCTGGCTATCGCCAGCGATACCGTAAAAACTAGAGTTTCTGGTCTAGTAAGAGGCGCTCGCATCGTTCGCGAACAAGAGTTGCCTGATGGCTCCTATCAAGTTATCATGGTTATTAAAATGTACGGTCATGGCGGACTTGCCGGCGCGATTGAAGACAGACTCGCTCCCACCATCCCACAGCCGCTCCCCCCGATCAGCTCGACATACACTCCGTCAGTCGTAGACAACCAGTATCAATACACTGGCTTAGTTATCGACGCGAGAGGTCTTGACCTTGAGCGTTCAATGGGACCGATGGTATTTGACACTGAAGGCCGCGTCATATACGGCAATATGTATGTTGAACGCAGTTATGTGATAGATACTGGTCTCGTCGACTACGCCAGCTCTGCTGACACTATTGCACTAGCGGAAAAAGGTCAGTCTCGCGCTGGCAAAAATCCGCTCTTTATCAAGGCAGTTGCGGTAAAAGACCACAATCGTAACGTTATCATCAGCAAAGCTGACGGCGATGCGGTTCTGGCCGCCAGCAGCTCGACTGGGTTCTTGACCAAGTGTGCAGTAGTACTCGAACATTAA
- a CDS encoding pyridoxamine 5'-phosphate oxidase family protein translates to MYEREVIALLEGQVVFVATVSGIAPQVRPMRAQLDEDGAVWLYCSACRRADEIAINDQAALCIVDDDGALLRMNGQLEPISAQMSFDRGLCGSAAYRLRIHSILFNPPGGGTYTQVECPQDLDGILLQPESSLSLQRR, encoded by the coding sequence GTGTACGAACGCGAAGTCATAGCCCTGCTAGAAGGGCAAGTAGTTTTTGTTGCGACTGTAAGTGGTATCGCGCCGCAAGTGAGGCCGATGCGGGCACAGCTTGATGAAGATGGCGCCGTGTGGCTGTATTGTTCAGCCTGCCGGCGTGCTGATGAGATTGCGATTAATGATCAGGCCGCCTTGTGCATTGTTGATGACGACGGTGCATTGCTGCGGATGAATGGTCAGCTAGAACCTATCTCAGCCCAAATGAGCTTCGATAGAGGCCTGTGTGGATCGGCTGCATATCGTCTGCGAATTCATTCCATACTCTTTAATCCGCCTGGCGGAGGTACCTATACGCAAGTCGAGTGTCCGCAGGATTTAGACGGGATTTTATTACAACCGGAGAGCTCGTTGTCTTTACAGCGACGTTGA
- a CDS encoding transcriptional repressor, with protein MDTLEKPNRVRTTKQRQAILQVIRSSRAHLTADDIFQQVKKSQPNISLGTVYRNLELLTQAGSLSKAVFSDGKARFEFTGAHHHHLICLSCGSTVDIPVCPVGEEVTAFMKSSNFQPCHHHFEVYGYCAQCVTN; from the coding sequence ATGGATACTTTAGAAAAGCCTAACCGAGTAAGGACTACTAAACAGCGTCAGGCAATCCTCCAGGTGATTCGCAGTAGTCGGGCGCATTTGACTGCTGATGACATCTTTCAGCAAGTAAAGAAAAGCCAGCCTAATATTAGCTTAGGCACAGTCTACCGAAATCTGGAGCTTTTGACCCAGGCGGGGTCGCTTTCAAAGGCGGTTTTTTCTGATGGCAAGGCACGATTTGAATTTACTGGCGCACATCACCACCATTTGATTTGCCTTAGCTGCGGTTCGACGGTTGATATTCCGGTTTGCCCTGTTGGCGAGGAAGTGACTGCATTTATGAAAAGTAGCAATTTTCAGCCCTGTCATCATCATTTTGAGGTATATGGCTATTGTGCTCAGTGTGTGACGAACTGA
- a CDS encoding metal ABC transporter permease, with translation MIDGLFQFAFLQHAVISAILASIVCGVMGAIISEKKLVMMSGGIAHTAFGGIGLGHFLKIEPMIGALGFAVCAALGIARIQRGTRTNSDLLIGMFWSLGMALGILFIALTPGYPPDMSSYLFGDILTVSRLDINLMLVLDAVIVFAVWAYFPLLKAFLFDEEFARVLGINTRLLENLLYVLIALTIVIVIRVVGIILVIALLTIPPAIAKQFSYDLKTIMLLSIGFGITFCLSGLWLSYELHLSSGAAIILIAVAGYLVASGCRAHQRRKTAAAAKAA, from the coding sequence ATGATTGACGGATTATTTCAGTTTGCTTTTCTGCAACACGCTGTTATCAGCGCGATACTAGCCAGTATTGTCTGTGGCGTTATGGGCGCTATCATCAGTGAAAAGAAATTGGTCATGATGAGCGGCGGTATCGCTCACACTGCATTCGGCGGCATTGGTTTGGGACACTTCCTGAAAATCGAACCGATGATCGGTGCATTGGGCTTTGCGGTATGCGCGGCTCTTGGCATTGCCCGTATTCAGAGGGGTACCAGAACAAACTCAGATTTGCTGATTGGGATGTTCTGGTCACTCGGAATGGCGCTCGGGATCTTGTTTATTGCCTTAACTCCCGGTTACCCGCCCGATATGTCATCCTATTTATTTGGCGATATTTTAACTGTATCGCGTCTTGACATTAACCTCATGCTGGTGCTGGACGCGGTGATCGTGTTCGCAGTGTGGGCGTATTTTCCTTTGTTGAAAGCGTTTTTGTTTGATGAGGAATTTGCCCGGGTATTGGGAATTAACACCCGCCTCTTGGAGAACCTGCTGTATGTTCTGATCGCCCTGACGATTGTCATTGTGATTCGTGTTGTCGGGATTATTCTGGTCATCGCCCTGTTGACCATTCCACCGGCTATCGCCAAGCAATTTAGTTACGACCTAAAGACGATTATGCTGCTATCAATCGGTTTTGGTATCACCTTTTGTTTATCAGGCTTATGGCTATCCTATGAATTGCATCTATCATCCGGCGCGGCAATTATCTTGATTGCAGTCGCTGGCTATTTGGTTGCTTCCGGCTGTCGTGCCCATCAGCGGCGTAAAACTGCTGCTGCGGCTAAGGCAGCTTAG
- a CDS encoding metal ABC transporter ATP-binding protein, with the protein MNAIECNQVSVWYDDVCALEDVTLTVPEGDFLGIIGPNGGGKSTLLKSILGLLSPSKGSISIFGRSPAEASRLIGYVPQFSRFDRHFPASVLDVALMGRLPSRLSAFFSYSNRDRQFVEDVLEQLDIGDLKNRQIGQLSGGQMQRVLIARALAAEPKLLLLDEPTASVDSRSKEQIYGLLKELNRKLTVVIVTHDVGVISSHIRTIACLNQRLHYHGETELNDQLVERVFGCPVEIIAHGVPHRVLKYHGEDIA; encoded by the coding sequence ATGAATGCAATTGAATGCAATCAGGTTAGCGTTTGGTATGATGATGTTTGTGCCCTTGAAGATGTGACATTAACCGTGCCTGAAGGGGATTTTCTCGGTATTATTGGGCCGAACGGCGGCGGTAAAAGCACTTTGTTGAAGTCCATCCTCGGACTACTTTCTCCGAGTAAAGGCAGCATATCTATTTTCGGTCGCAGTCCGGCTGAAGCCAGCCGTCTGATTGGCTATGTGCCGCAGTTTTCCCGATTTGATCGCCACTTTCCGGCCAGCGTGTTGGATGTTGCGCTGATGGGGCGTTTGCCGTCCCGGCTGTCTGCTTTCTTTTCCTACAGCAACCGTGATCGCCAATTTGTTGAAGACGTACTGGAACAGCTGGATATTGGCGATCTAAAAAATCGTCAAATCGGTCAATTGTCAGGCGGTCAAATGCAAAGAGTTCTGATTGCCAGAGCTTTGGCTGCAGAACCAAAACTTCTTTTATTGGATGAACCGACGGCTAGTGTCGACTCCCGCTCAAAGGAGCAGATTTATGGTTTGTTGAAAGAGCTAAACCGGAAGCTGACGGTTGTCATTGTCACGCACGATGTGGGCGTGATTTCCTCACACATTCGCACGATTGCCTGTTTAAATCAACGCCTCCACTACCATGGTGAGACCGAGCTAAACGATCAACTGGTCGAAAGAGTATTCGGTTGTCCAGTGGAAATTATCGCCCACGGCGTGCCGCATCGGGTTCTAAAATATCACGGAGAGGATATTGCTTAA
- a CDS encoding metal ABC transporter solute-binding protein, Zn/Mn family: protein MLYISRLLTVMLCLTFVLSGCFSRPAAEPKASAKPIVAVSIVPQESWVKAIAGDLVEVVTLIPPGKSAETYSPTPQQMTQFSKASLYFVMQVPAETASILPKVRDLNPKVRIIDLAAASRAVYPELELEEHGHEHGQGHAHEERDPHIWLSPKRAIVMVQTTAAELAAFDPQNKAVYEKNAQDYLVKLRQLDQTIQNLLKDSKSKTFIIYHPSLGYFANDYGLNMLALEAGGKEATPQELQKTIERAKKENFKAILYEEEMDSRQAKTFAAEIGGVTQKISPFAADYIGGLESIAKTLAEGAR, encoded by the coding sequence TTGTTGTACATATCCCGATTGCTAACTGTCATGCTGTGCCTAACTTTTGTTCTCAGCGGCTGTTTCTCCCGCCCGGCGGCAGAACCTAAGGCGTCAGCTAAACCGATTGTCGCTGTTTCTATTGTACCCCAGGAATCATGGGTCAAAGCGATCGCTGGCGATTTAGTGGAAGTTGTGACTTTGATTCCTCCTGGGAAAAGCGCTGAAACCTATTCGCCGACTCCACAGCAGATGACGCAGTTCAGCAAAGCGTCTCTCTATTTTGTTATGCAGGTCCCAGCTGAGACAGCTAGTATTTTGCCGAAAGTACGTGATTTGAATCCGAAAGTACGCATTATCGACTTGGCGGCAGCCTCCCGGGCCGTATATCCGGAGCTGGAATTGGAGGAACACGGTCATGAGCATGGTCAGGGACATGCTCATGAAGAACGTGATCCGCACATCTGGTTATCCCCTAAGCGAGCTATCGTGATGGTTCAGACCACTGCCGCTGAATTGGCGGCATTTGATCCGCAAAACAAGGCAGTTTACGAGAAAAATGCACAAGACTATCTTGTTAAACTGCGTCAGCTTGATCAGACGATTCAAAATCTGCTAAAAGACAGTAAAAGCAAGACGTTTATTATTTACCATCCGTCACTTGGCTATTTTGCTAACGACTATGGCTTAAATATGCTGGCACTGGAAGCGGGCGGTAAGGAAGCGACTCCGCAAGAATTGCAGAAGACAATTGAGCGGGCCAAGAAAGAGAACTTTAAGGCGATCCTGTATGAAGAAGAAATGGATAGCCGTCAGGCAAAAACCTTTGCGGCGGAAATCGGCGGTGTCACGCAGAAGATCTCTCCATTTGCGGCTGATTACATCGGCGGGTTAGAGAGTATCGCCAAGACGCTTGCAGAAGGAGCTAGATAA